DNA sequence from the Methanothermobacter thermautotrophicus genome:
TGATGGGCGGGTCCCTGGTAAAGGTGAACTTACAGTTGAGGACCTGGAATTCCTTGAATCCATCAGGGCTGCCCCTGATGCAGTGGGTGAACTCCTGGATAAATTTCAGTTCAGGGATGCACTCATGTACATAATTAAACTTGCCAAGAAGGGTAACAAGTACTTCAATGACCAGGAGCCATGGAAGGCGGTTAAGGAGTCACCAGCAAGGGCCTCAACCTGCCTGTACCTCTGCAACCTCCTGGCAGCCAACATCGGGAAACTCCTGAGGCCCTTCATGCCATCATCAGCCGGCAGGATACTCTCCATCATGAACCTGGAGGATGAATCCTGGGGATTCCATGAACTGGAGGAGGGGCAGGTTATAGAGAGGGCAAGGCCCCTCTTCTCCAAGATACCCGACGAGGTAATTGAGGAGGAGAAATCAAAACTCGTTGAGGAGGATGATGAATTGGAAACCGTGACAATCGACGACTTTGCAAGGATGGACATCAGGGTTGGCGTGATAAGGTCAGCCGAGAGGATAGAGGGATCAGATAAACTACTGAAACTCATGATAGATGTGGGTGAGAGGGAGATGCAGGTTGTTGCAGGACTTGCAGAGAAATACAGCCCCGATGATCTGGTTGGGAGGAAGGTTACAGTCCTTGTGAACCTCAAACCCGCGAAACTCTTCGGTGTGAAGTCAGAGGGGATGGTACTTGCCACAGGTGACTCCCTTAACATACTTGACCCCGGGGACGCCGGAGTCGGTGAAAGGATAATGTGACTGGAAGGCCCTGTACCTTGTGTCTGGAGAATGGTAAATGAATGAATCAGGTCTCATTGCAAGGTCAGAGAGGTTCCTTGAGAGTATAAGGGACAGGAAGGTTTCACTGGATGATTTAAAGTCCAGGGAAGGATTCATTGGCCTGTACACCTACCTGAGGGGGAACCTCGAGGAACTTCAGGATCTCAAGGAGGCCATGGAGCTGAGGGGGTTCAAGTACCCCTTCAGATCGATATCAGGGTACAGTAGCCAGTACTCCTCTGAAATCGCCGAGGACGTCCATGACATAAAAAGGCACGCCCAGTACTTCCGGATGAAGGCATCTGCAAAGAAGAACCTCCTTGACAGGGTGAACTCAGCCATCTCATCCCACAGGATAGCCCTTGGAAACCTTGAGGAGTACGCCCTTCTGCGGTGCCCTGACTGCTCAAGGTCCCTACGGCTCTATGAGGTTGAATACCGGGACGTGATGGATGGTGTGATGTGCCCATGCGGTTCGGGGATGATGGAGGTTGAATTCAGTGGATCCACCATCTGCCGGCCCGAAATAATACCCCACCTTCCCCTCTCAGGTGACTACATGGTCAAGATGTCAGAGCTGAGCCTCTGGGCCAGGAAGGCCTTCAAGAAGATAATGAGGCTACTGAAGAATGAGAAGAAGGGGGCTGTGAGATCAGCCACCCTCGTGATAAAGGTCCTTGAGGATGGGCGGTGGATAAGAAGGCGCATAACCATTGACAGTGACGATGACGACTATGAGAGGATGCTGAGGCAGAGGTACGGTCCAAACGTGAGGATAGAACTTATACAGTTCCACAGGAAGAAGTCCAGCATAATAAACGACCGCTACACCAGGACGGCCCTGGCCCTTGGATACGCAGGCCTATCACATGACATAATAATGGATATAAGGGATAGGGTCTACACTGAGAAGCTGCGGGACTAT
Encoded proteins:
- a CDS encoding DUF530 domain-containing protein, with product MNESGLIARSERFLESIRDRKVSLDDLKSREGFIGLYTYLRGNLEELQDLKEAMELRGFKYPFRSISGYSSQYSSEIAEDVHDIKRHAQYFRMKASAKKNLLDRVNSAISSHRIALGNLEEYALLRCPDCSRSLRLYEVEYRDVMDGVMCPCGSGMMEVEFSGSTICRPEIIPHLPLSGDYMVKMSELSLWARKAFKKIMRLLKNEKKGAVRSATLVIKVLEDGRWIRRRITIDSDDDDYERMLRQRYGPNVRIELIQFHRKKSSIINDRYTRTALALGYAGLSHDIIMDIRDRVYTEKLRDYDAVKRYRRIQFEARTYSPDLRLSEDELRDVRIQRMHTLLHEAGLGDASGRLNRELREDLEVMEEVKRELFGDVPVNLVLWDVALYYLGTSLDRRSKHSGPFPNLRPVLDRSQVRTFDEISREAVELLNTCWDGGMVYIDNLGDVLLKKFEIEEKMKGLHMKPNPLAFGAAVLHMEGGVDIETCAEIFQVRVEEVLEEKRNIENLGKPSTDRAKMFLNLIKGD